In Euphorbia lathyris chromosome 10, ddEupLath1.1, whole genome shotgun sequence, a single genomic region encodes these proteins:
- the LOC136209930 gene encoding dolichyl-diphosphooligosaccharide--protein glycosyltransferase 48 kDa subunit-like — MKLYFPKFHIPSLCVKKEKIEVSCTTENKHHYALPLSGLKMDVKLIILLLAALHFLPFFSYSFSTESPTDRRILVLLDDFAIKFSHSLFFNSLQSRGYDLDFKLAHEPNIALHRYGLYLYDALILFCPTVDRFGGSIDVSGILNFVDAGHDLIVAADTNPSDLIREIAIENGIDFDEDPAAMVIDHTSYAVSQIEGDHTLIASDDFIKSDVILGSKKIEAPVIFQGIAHSVSPSNSLVLKVLSASPSSYSANPRSKLPSPPSLTGSAISLVSTVQARNNARILFSGSLRMFSNRFFRSGVEKAGSSMKHEKSGNEQLLTEVSKWVFHERGHLKAVNVKHHRSGATDEPQWYRINDNLEYSVEIYEWSGASWEPYISNDVQLQFYMMSPYVLKTLSNDKKGKYYTAFKVPDVYGVFQFKIEYQRLGYTSLSLSKQIPVRPYRHNEYERFIPAAYPYYGAAYSMMAGFFIFTIFLLYSK; from the exons ATGAAATTATATTTTCCGAAATTTCACATTCCTTCACTCTgcgtgaaaaaagaaaaaatcgaAGTCTCTTGTACAACTGAAAACAAACACCACTATGCTCTGCCACTCTCTGGACTGAAGATGGACGTAAAACTCATAATTCTTCTCCTTGCTGCACTTCATTTCCTCCCCTTTTTCAGCTATTCCTTCAGTACTGAATCCCCCACCGATCGTCGTATCCTCGTCTTGCTAGATGACTTCGCCATCAAGTTCTCACATTCTCTCTTCTTTAACTCCCTCCAATCTCGCGGTTATGACCTCGACTTTAAGCTTGCACACGAACCTAACATTGCATTACATCGTTACGGCCTGTACTTATACGACGCGTTAATTCTCTTCTGCCCCACCGTTGATC gcTTTGGAGGATCTATTGATGTCTCTGGAATCCTTAATTTTGTCGATGCCGGTCATGATCTGATAGTTGCTGCTGATACTAATCCCTCTGACTTGATTCGTGAAATTGCTATTGAGAATGGCATTGATTTTGATGAG GATCCTGCGGCTATGGTTATTGACCACACTAGCTATGCAGTTTCGCAGATTGAAGGAGACCATACATTGATTGCTAGTGATGACTTTATTAAGTCTGATGTCATATTGGGAAGTAAGAAAATTGAA GCACCTGTAATTTTTCAAGGAATTGCTCATTCCGTCAGTCCTTCCAATAGCTTG GTATTAAAAGTTCTCTCAGCTTCTCCTTCATCTTATTCAGCTAATCCCAGGAGCAAGTTGCCCAGTCCTCCATCACTTACTGGATCTGCTATCTCTTTGGTCTCAACTGTACAG GCAAGAAATAATGCTCGGATTTTGTTTTCTGGTTCCTTAAGAATGTTCAGCAATCG ATTTTTCAGATCAGGGGTGGAGAAGGCAGGAAGCTCAATGAA ACATGAGAAATCTGGTAATGAGCAGCTTTTGACTGAGGTCAGCAAATGGGTTTTTCACGAAAGAGGTCATCTTAAG GCTGTGAATGTGAAACATCACAGATCAGGAGCAACTGATGAGCCTCAATGGTACAGAATAAATGATAATCTG GAATATTCAGTTGAAATTTATGAGTGGTCTGGAGCAAGCTGGGAACCATACATATCAAATGATGTTCAATTGCAGTTTTACATGATGAGCCCCTATGTTTTGAAAACTTTGTCAAATGACAAGAAG GGTAAATATTATACTGCTTTCAAGGTTCCAGATGTATATGGAGTTTTCCAATTCAAAATTGAATACCAAAGACTTGGATATACAAGTTTATCCCTTTCAAAACAG ATTCCAGTCCGTCCCTATAGACACAATGAGTATGAAAGATTCATTCCTGCCGCTTATCCTTATTATGGAGCAGCATATTCTATG ATGGCGGGCTTCTTCATTTTCACTATATTCCTCCTCTACAGCAAGTAG